In Musa acuminata AAA Group cultivar baxijiao chromosome BXJ3-11, Cavendish_Baxijiao_AAA, whole genome shotgun sequence, one DNA window encodes the following:
- the LOC135652383 gene encoding uncharacterized protein LOC135652383 → MATEMGSGEMEHDVQRILEKIDQFTQQVWELLDAGRTLFKTLSSEFEERLISIHKEQMAKWQEEIKEMQLRDTCNEAARALLENAQHLLRSAPQASPTQQPLQDFSGEM, encoded by the exons ATGGCGACGGAGATGGGATCGGGGGAAATGGAGCACGACGTCCAACGCATCCTCGAAAAGATCGATCAGTTCACTCAACAG GTGTGGGAGCTGCTGGACGCAGGGAGGACGCTGTTCAAAACCCTGTCATCGGAATTCGAAGAACGCTTGATCTC AATCCACAAGGAGCAGATGGCGAAGTGGCAGGAGGAGATCAAGGAGATGCAGTTGCGTGACACATGCAACGAAGCAGCTCGAGCTCTCCTTGAGAACGCCCAGCATTTGCTTCGCAGTGCTCCTCAGGCCTCTCCTACACAGCAGCCTCTGCAGGATTTCTCAGGTGAAATGTAA